The following nucleotide sequence is from Halogeometricum borinquense DSM 11551.
GTCGCGTCGAAACTGTCGCATTCGTCCGCGAGCGTTCCCGTCACCGTCGATTCGATGTGCTGAACGTGGCTGTACTTCAGGACGTTCATGAACTCCTCGACGCGGACACTCCCGGCCTCGCTCACCCGGCGTACGTCGTTGCGCGCGAGGTCAACGAGCATCGTGTGTTCGGCGCGTTCTTTCCCGTCGGCCAGCATCTCGCCCGCGAGGCGGCGGTCCTCGACGGGACTCGTCCCACGTTTGCAGGTGCCCGCGATAGGATTCGAGACGACTCTGTCGCCGTGAACGGAGACGAGCGTCTCCGGACTCGCGCCGACGATGTGTCTGTCGTCGTGGCGGAGCAGGTACATGTACGGCGAGGGGTTGACCGCGCGAAGCGCCTCGTACAGCCCCATCGGGTCCACTTCACCGCGGAGCTCGCGCACGCGAGAGATAACACCTTGATAGATATCGCCGTCGAGGACGTGGTCTTTCGTCCGACGAACTGCGGCCTCGTACTCCTCGCGCGGTCCGGATGACTCGCTCGTGCGGACGAATCCCCCCGTTTCTGGCGTCTCGGCGTCTCGAAGCGCCGTCGCCACGTCCTCAGCTTCAGCGCGGAGTTCGTCGTACACTGCCTCGGGGTCGTCATCGGGAGCGACGACGGGCGTGAGAACGAGCGTCGCCGTCTCCTCGGCATGGTCGAACGAGAGCGTCTTCGTCGTGAGGACGAACTGCGCGTCCGGGGTGTCCGTTTCGGGGCGTTCGACGCCCACCTCCGCCAGCCAGAGGTCGTAGACCGCCTCGTAGGCGAGAAAGCCGACCAGCCCGCCGCGGAGTCGTTGTCTGTCGTCGTCAGGGAAGCCGACGCGCGGGAGATCCGGAAGCGCGCCTCTGAGGCGGTCTAATACGTCGCCGCCGTCGGGAGTGACGTATCGTGCCGCCCGGCCACCGAGCGTTTCGACCGAGGCCCCGTCCGGGCCGACGGTGATGACGGCGTCGGGGTCGTAGCCGACAAACGAGTAGCGGGCGTGTCTGTCTGTCGTTACGTGCTCCGGCGCGAACGCCCCCGCGGGGTCGCTGGAGGCGGTTTTCTCCGCGCTCTCCAGCAGGAAGCCGTAGTCGCTTCGCTCGGTAAGTGCCGCGTAGGCTGTCAGCGGCGTCGTCGTCGGTAGGTCAGCGGTGAGGTGTGCGACGACGGGGCCATCTTCGCTCTCGACCAGCGAGACGAACTCCTCGCGCGAGATGGATAGTCGGTCGTCTGCGACGCCTTTGACGGACGTCACGCCGTTGCCCTCCGTCTCTCGGCGGCGTTCGCAACAAATGCGCGGACTGCATCGTGGTCTTTCACCCCGCCGCTGGATTCGACACCGCTCGCCACGTCCACAGCGAACGGGTTTACCGTCTCGACTGCCTCAGTTACGTTTTCCGGCGTCAATCCTCCCGCGAGGACGACCGGCGCGTCAAGCTCGGCAGTCGCTTTCGCCGTCTGCTCCCAGTCGTGCGTCTTACCGGTACCGCCCGCACCCTTGTCGCTCACGGAATCGACAACGATGGCGTCCACCGCGGAGTCAAGGTCGCAGGCGCGTTGTGGCTGTTCGGCGTCCACGACGGCGGCGATCCGCGCATCCACTCCAGCGCGAATCGCGCGGAACTGTTCGGCATCGAACTCGCCGTGGATCTGAACGACATCGGGTTTCACCCTCGATCCAACCTCGATGGCCTCAGAGACCGTCTCAGGCATCGTGACGAGCGTCGTCGTGAGAAACGGCGCGGCGGCAGCAGCGAGTTCGGCCGCCCGGTCGAGCGAGAGTTCACGCGGCGTGTCCACAGGAACATCAGCGATGAAGCCGACGGCGTCCGCGCCCGCCCGTTCGACGGCGCGAAGGTCAGATTCGCTGGTGACGCCGCAGATTTTGACCCGTACCATTTCTCAGGCCTCCGCCGACTCCGCGTCGGCTGTTTCGACGTCGGTGCCGCAGAGGTCATCGAACGTCGCAGCGGCCGCGCCGGAGTCGATAGCGTTCGCGGCGGCCTCGGCACCCTCGGAGATGGTCTCTGCGAGTCCGGAAACGTAGATTGCCGCGCCCGCGTTGGCGAGGATGATATCGCGTTTCGGGCCGGTCACCTCGCCCGTGACGATACCGCGCAGGTCGGCGGCGTTCTCTTGCGGCGTGCCGCCCGCGACAGCCGAGACAGGGGCCGATTCGAGGCCGATGTCTTCTGGCGTAACGGTGTACTCTTCGATGTCATCACCGTGGACTTCAGCGACGACTGTCTCGTCGTGGAGGGCGATTTCGTCCATGCCGGATCCGTGGACGACGAGCGCGCGTTCGACGGACATGTGTGAGAGTGCGCGCGCGAGAACGGGAACGAGTTCGGGGTCGTAGACGCCAACGACCTGTGCTTGCGCGCCCGCGGGATTCGTAAGCGGGCCGAGCGCGTTGAAAATCGTCCGCATGCCGAGTTCCTTCCGCGGGCCGATGACGGCCTTCATCGCGGGGTGGAACACCGGCGCGAGCATGAAGCCGATGCCGTCGCGTTCGATGGCCTCCTCGACGGCCGGCGGTTCCGCCTCGACGTTTGCGCCGGCGACTTCCAGCACGTCCGCGCTCCCGGAAGAGGAAGAGACAGAGTAGTTCCCGTGCTTTGCGACGGCCGCGCCCGCCCCGGCGGCGACGATTGCGCTGGTCGTCGAGACGTTGATCGTATCGTAGTCGTCGCCGCCGGTACCGCAGGTGTCCACCAACGGCGTCCGGTCGGGTTCGATGGTTCGGGCGGCGTCGCGCATTCCCTGTGCGAAACCAGCGATTTCGGTCTCGGTCTCGCCTTTTGAACGAAGGGCGGTCAGTAGTGCGCCGATTTGCGCCTCTGTTGCATCCTCGAAGACGAGTTGCGCCGCGTTGCGCGCTTCGTCCTGCGTGAGATCTGTGCCCTCCGTCGCGCGTTCGATGTACGTTTGGATCGTCATTGTAGAGACACCGATGTACGTGTTCGGGTTACGATGTACAAATAAGTACACTGGCTTAAGCCTGTCGGGGTCCGGAATCGTCGGACTTGCTGGGACGGTGGTACGTCGTCGGATTCCGTCGCCCGTACGCCGTATGGAACCGAACCACGCAGAAAATCGGACGACAGCATCTCAATTCGCAACCCTTAATTGTATCCCCGGGAAACGAGTGAATGCGCTCAGACGGGCGCGATGTACGCAGCAAACCGGGTTGGTGGTCTAGTCTGGTTATGACACCTCCTTGACATGGAGGAGGCCGGCAGTTCAAATCTGCCCCAACCCACTTCCTCTTCGCTTTCAATTCACATAGCGGATCGCTACGCGGTTTTTGAACTCTCGCTGGCACAACTGATTCAAGGCAGGTGTTCGGGACACATTTTCATCCCATAGCACCGCCAGACACTCGGCGGTGCGGTCACGTCGAAGACGCGGTAGCGTCGAGCGACGGGGAGAACCGAACCGGGTTACATTCTCCGTTCGGTGTGGCTACGGCACCTGATCAAAATATTCCG
It contains:
- a CDS encoding phosphoribosylanthranilate isomerase, translating into MVRVKICGVTSESDLRAVERAGADAVGFIADVPVDTPRELSLDRAAELAAAAAPFLTTTLVTMPETVSEAIEVGSRVKPDVVQIHGEFDAEQFRAIRAGVDARIAAVVDAEQPQRACDLDSAVDAIVVDSVSDKGAGGTGKTHDWEQTAKATAELDAPVVLAGGLTPENVTEAVETVNPFAVDVASGVESSGGVKDHDAVRAFVANAAERRRATA
- the trpD gene encoding anthranilate phosphoribosyltransferase; the encoded protein is MTIQTYIERATEGTDLTQDEARNAAQLVFEDATEAQIGALLTALRSKGETETEIAGFAQGMRDAARTIEPDRTPLVDTCGTGGDDYDTINVSTTSAIVAAGAGAAVAKHGNYSVSSSSGSADVLEVAGANVEAEPPAVEEAIERDGIGFMLAPVFHPAMKAVIGPRKELGMRTIFNALGPLTNPAGAQAQVVGVYDPELVPVLARALSHMSVERALVVHGSGMDEIALHDETVVAEVHGDDIEEYTVTPEDIGLESAPVSAVAGGTPQENAADLRGIVTGEVTGPKRDIILANAGAAIYVSGLAETISEGAEAAANAIDSGAAAATFDDLCGTDVETADAESAEA
- the trpE gene encoding anthranilate synthase component I; the protein is MTSVKGVADDRLSISREEFVSLVESEDGPVVAHLTADLPTTTPLTAYAALTERSDYGFLLESAEKTASSDPAGAFAPEHVTTDRHARYSFVGYDPDAVITVGPDGASVETLGGRAARYVTPDGGDVLDRLRGALPDLPRVGFPDDDRQRLRGGLVGFLAYEAVYDLWLAEVGVERPETDTPDAQFVLTTKTLSFDHAEETATLVLTPVVAPDDDPEAVYDELRAEAEDVATALRDAETPETGGFVRTSESSGPREEYEAAVRRTKDHVLDGDIYQGVISRVRELRGEVDPMGLYEALRAVNPSPYMYLLRHDDRHIVGASPETLVSVHGDRVVSNPIAGTCKRGTSPVEDRRLAGEMLADGKERAEHTMLVDLARNDVRRVSEAGSVRVEEFMNVLKYSHVQHIESTVTGTLADECDSFDATRAAFPAGTLTGAPKVRAMEIIDDLELTPRGVYGGGVGYYSWSGDADFAIVIRTATVERRGGEDVISVRAGAGLVADSDPAAEYEETEQKMGGVLAAVERIEREATDDGTGGDAPEVEEVSR